The following coding sequences lie in one Palaemon carinicauda isolate YSFRI2023 chromosome 7, ASM3689809v2, whole genome shotgun sequence genomic window:
- the LOC137644074 gene encoding zinc finger protein ZFP2-like, giving the protein MEKVYVCKECNKTFPKYYDLRRHNKLHTGEHPFMCEICGLGFTDNNRLIIHVGRDHTGRKPFECSVCDKAFCRSSDLNRHMKVHDKERLLVDHQILDQTLECTISEKDTGVSLNSDIEGSPFHNQSLSEEREKAFQVLEDDKNCHLNNTVSHFLLSRDSPIYLEGKRGLECTDLDQNCDIKPHETLGTSEETPVYIDDNLLGMASPQTDKGAADTGDLKLQFPIEAPYLDERIFDLTDFNKSVPNSSESKQTGVAIQNIGRRQMASNTGEKAKLGLYTGDRPYLGRPFECKYCEKSFTKSSDLKRHLMIHTGDRPFVCNLCGTGFIEKSKLIVHTRHHTGERPFECQDCGKTFIKKSDMTNHRKTHSGERNFVCCECGKAFIKKSDLTRHTRLHTGERPYVCVVCGAAFTESGKLKKHTIVHTGEKNVQCDTCGKRFAKNSDLRRHTRIHTGERPYVCTLCSKSFTYSQMLKEHLKKEHNITTLASNQSLQHTQFADVVDSINSSIVNPALAFLVNQNQKTQENHQFDVQTNENSGNQPSGTAESMKSNLSSKSEAGESGNMSKWNTENPENTNYPTFSRVDSELLNVQSANNFTDSSLCIKEEMMPVEENN; this is encoded by the coding sequence ATGGAGAAGGTCTACGTCTGTAAAGAATGTAATAAAACATTCCCGAAATATTATGATCTGCGACGACATAACAAGCTTCATACCGGCGAGCATCCTTTCATGTGTGAAATCTGTGGTTTAGGCTTCACCGATAATAATAGACTCATCATACACGTTGGAAGAGACCACACCGGTCGCAAACCTTTTGAGTGTTCGGTGTGCGATAAAGCATTTTGCCGTAGCAGTGATCTTAATCGGCATATGAAAGTGCATGACAAAGAACGTTTGCTTGTAGACCATCAGATACTTGATCAAACTTTAGAGTGCACAATATCGGAGAAAGACACCGGTGTGTCTTTGAACAGTGACATTGAAGGATCTCCATTTCACAACCAATCTTTATCTGAAGAAAGGGAAAAAGCTTTTCAAGTATTAGAGGATGACAAAAATTGTCATTTAAACAATACTGTTAGTCATTTTTTATTATCTAGAGACTCGCCAATTTATCTAGAAGGTAAGAGGGGTCTGGAGTGCACTGATCTTGATCAAAATTGTGATATTAAACCCCACGAGACTCTAGGAACGAGTGAAGAAACACCGgtttatattgatgataatctCCTTGGAATGGCTTCTCCCCAAACAGACAAAGGTGCAGCGGACACTGGTGATTTAAAGCTTCAGTTTCCTATTGAGGCCCCTTACTTGGATGAAAGAATTTTTGACCTGACCGACTTTAACAAAAGTGTCCCAAATAGTAGCGAAAGTAAACAGACAGGTGTTGCCATTCAGAATATTGGTAGACGACAGATGGCTAGCAACACAGGAGAAAAAGCTAAACTTGGTTTATATACCGGAGATCGGCCTTATCTTGGTAGACCCTTTGAGTGCAAATATTGTGAAAAGTCCTTCACAAAAAGTAGTGATCTAAAACGTCATCTCATGATTCATACAGGTGACCGGCCTTTTGTGTGTAATTTGTGTGGGACAggtttcattgagaaatcaaagttGATAGTACATACACGACATCACACTGGTGAGAGACCCTTTGAGTGTCAAGACTGTGGCAAAACATTTATCAAGAAGAGTGATATGACCAATCATAGGAAGACACACTCAGGAGAGAGAAACTTTGTTTGCTGTGAATGTGGAAAGGCATTTATCAAGAAGAGTGACCTTACAAGACACACGCGTCTCCATACAGGGGAACGTCCTTACGTATGTGTAGTATGCGGTGCAGCATTCACAGAGAGTGGGAAGCTGAAGAAGCATACTATTGTTCATACTGGAGAGAAGAATGTCCAGTGTGATACCTGTGGTAAGCGATTTGCCAAGAACTCTGATCTGCGTCGTCATACTAGAATACATACAGGAGAGCGCCCTTATGTTTGTACTCTATGTTCTAAGAGTTTCACTTATTCTCAAATGCTTAAAGAACACTTAAAGAAGGAACACAACATCACAACACTAGCTTCCAACCAAAGTCTTCAACATACACAATTTGCAGACGTAGTTGATAGCATCAACTCTTCCATTGTAAATCCAGCCTTGGCTTTCCTAGTAAACCAGAATCAGAAAACACAAGAAAACCATCAATTTGATGTCCAAACAAATGAGAATTCAGGAAATCAACCATCTGGAACTGCAGAATCGATGAAAAGCAATTTATCATCAAAGAGTGAAGC